In one Zobellia galactanivorans genomic region, the following are encoded:
- a CDS encoding acyl-CoA thioesterase gives MQAKNPSDSRTILTDMVLPSETNPLNNLFGGELLARMDRAASIAARRHSRRITVTASVNHVAFNQSVPVGSVLTVEAAVSRAFKTSMEVYIDVWMEDRFTGEKSKANEAIYTFVAVDDTGRPTVVPPLQPETQLEQERYDGALRRKQLSLVLAGKMKPHDATELKALFME, from the coding sequence ATGCAGGCTAAAAATCCCAGCGATTCTAGAACGATACTGACCGATATGGTACTCCCCAGTGAGACCAACCCCCTTAACAATCTCTTTGGAGGCGAATTATTGGCCCGAATGGACCGTGCCGCAAGTATAGCCGCTCGTCGCCATAGCCGTCGTATTACGGTTACCGCTTCGGTGAACCATGTAGCCTTTAACCAATCCGTGCCCGTAGGAAGCGTTCTCACGGTAGAAGCAGCAGTTTCACGGGCTTTTAAGACCTCTATGGAGGTTTATATCGATGTGTGGATGGAAGATCGTTTTACAGGTGAAAAATCAAAGGCAAACGAAGCCATATACACCTTTGTAGCCGTTGACGATACCGGAAGGCCTACGGTAGTGCCCCCTTTACAACCCGAGACCCAGCTCGAGCAAGAACGCTACGATGGCGCTTTGCGCAGAAAGCAATTAAGCCTTGTCTTGGCTGGAAAAATGAAACCTCACGATGCCACCGAACTAAAGGCATTGTTCATGGAATAA
- a CDS encoding HU domain-containing protein, producing the protein MGLERYISELMYRYNCVVVPGFGAFLTEQKSAVIHESTNTFYPPVKTVSFNQQLLSNDGLLVSYAAEAQNISFEEMLGQVNEIVTEWKAELKKGGQLQLADIGTLWFSSENKIQFQPSGNVNYLTSSFGMSSFVSAPVTREVLKEEVSQLEESIPLAFTPEKRETLTLRPYLKYAAVALIALTLGVTGFQFYKSNANNQQLAREEAQEQVSKRIQEATFFDAQPLELPTITLKTSKKEAADKAEKRMHHIIAGAFRYRTNADRKIEELKQKGYNPSYIGTNPFGLYLVAYDSFTDPNKALMALREIKLTQKDAWLKSSH; encoded by the coding sequence ATGGGATTAGAACGCTATATATCTGAGTTAATGTACAGGTACAACTGTGTAGTTGTGCCAGGCTTCGGTGCTTTTTTAACCGAACAGAAATCTGCTGTCATACATGAGAGCACCAATACTTTTTACCCTCCAGTAAAAACCGTTTCATTCAACCAACAGTTATTGTCTAATGACGGCCTTTTGGTTTCATACGCTGCCGAGGCACAAAATATTTCCTTTGAGGAAATGCTCGGGCAGGTCAACGAAATTGTGACCGAGTGGAAAGCGGAATTAAAAAAAGGCGGTCAATTGCAATTGGCCGATATCGGAACCCTTTGGTTCAGCTCAGAAAATAAAATACAGTTTCAACCCTCCGGAAATGTCAACTACCTGACCTCTTCCTTCGGAATGTCCTCTTTTGTTTCCGCACCGGTAACCCGAGAGGTCTTAAAAGAAGAAGTGTCTCAGTTGGAGGAAAGCATTCCTTTGGCATTTACACCGGAAAAGCGGGAAACCCTGACCCTTCGCCCATACTTAAAGTATGCTGCGGTCGCTTTGATTGCCTTAACATTGGGCGTTACAGGATTTCAGTTTTACAAATCTAACGCGAACAACCAACAGTTAGCTCGCGAAGAAGCCCAAGAACAGGTTTCAAAACGCATTCAAGAAGCCACATTCTTTGATGCACAACCATTAGAACTACCCACGATTACGCTTAAAACTTCCAAAAAAGAAGCGGCCGATAAAGCGGAGAAACGCATGCACCACATTATTGCCGGGGCATTCCGATACCGTACCAACGCCGACAGAAAAATAGAGGAATTAAAGCAGAAGGGATACAATCCATCTTATATAGGAACGAATCCGTTCGGCCTGTACTTGGTGGCCTACGACAGCTTTACCGACCCGAACAAAGCGTTAATGGCCCTTCGTGAAATCAAGCTTACCCAAAAGGATGCTTGGTTAAAATCAAGCCACTAA
- the dprA gene encoding DNA-processing protein DprA yields MITDELLAILRLQSVPKIGDVTIKKLIEHCGSAQAVFEEKRHHLLKIDGIGTHILKGLHDGEHQEAAEREYGYIQKNQIGFSYFKDADYPSYLKHCIDSPVLLYKRGNINLEGRRLISIVGTRKITSYGTAFCEKFIEEIAPLNPVIVSGFAYGVDITAQKAAIKHGLQTIGCLAHGLNQIYPEAHSKYVSDVEKNGGFYTEFRSTTRPDRENFLKRNRIIAGMTEATVVIESAERGGSLVTADIANSYNREVFAVPGRAQDKYSSGCNNLIKQQKAHILTSAADLVYLLGWDVAEKETKPVQKQLFVDLEPDEQSIYDYLQKNGKQLLDSIALECRLPVFKASSTLLNMEMKGVVRPLPGKLFEAI; encoded by the coding sequence ATGATTACAGATGAATTGCTTGCGATTTTGCGCTTACAAAGTGTTCCGAAAATTGGAGATGTAACCATTAAAAAGCTTATTGAGCATTGTGGTAGTGCCCAAGCCGTTTTTGAGGAAAAACGACACCATCTCTTAAAGATCGATGGTATTGGCACACATATCTTAAAAGGTTTGCACGATGGGGAACATCAAGAAGCCGCAGAACGCGAATATGGTTATATCCAAAAGAACCAGATTGGTTTTTCGTATTTTAAAGATGCCGATTATCCCAGCTATCTAAAGCACTGTATCGATAGTCCGGTATTGCTCTACAAAAGAGGTAATATTAATTTGGAGGGCCGAAGGCTTATCAGTATTGTGGGCACTCGTAAGATTACAAGTTATGGCACTGCCTTCTGTGAAAAGTTTATTGAGGAAATAGCGCCCTTGAATCCCGTTATCGTAAGTGGTTTTGCCTACGGGGTGGATATTACCGCGCAAAAGGCCGCCATCAAACATGGTTTGCAAACCATAGGATGTCTGGCCCATGGCCTCAACCAAATCTATCCCGAAGCCCATAGCAAGTATGTCAGTGATGTAGAGAAGAATGGAGGGTTTTACACCGAATTTCGCAGTACGACCCGGCCCGATAGGGAGAATTTTTTAAAACGAAACCGCATTATCGCCGGTATGACGGAAGCTACGGTGGTCATTGAATCGGCCGAAAGAGGGGGGAGTTTGGTCACGGCCGATATTGCCAACAGTTATAATCGCGAGGTCTTTGCCGTACCGGGAAGGGCGCAGGACAAGTACAGTTCGGGTTGTAACAATCTTATAAAACAGCAAAAGGCACATATACTCACTTCCGCTGCCGATTTGGTATATCTCCTAGGATGGGATGTGGCCGAGAAAGAAACCAAGCCCGTTCAAAAACAGCTCTTCGTGGATCTTGAGCCTGACGAACAATCGATATATGATTATTTACAAAAGAATGGAAAGCAATTGCTCGATAGTATTGCCTTGGAATGTCGCTTACCTGTCTTTAAGGCTTCTTCTACTTTGTTAAATATGGAAATGAAGGGCGTTGTGCGTCCTTTGCCCGGAAAATTGTTCGAAGCGATTTAA
- the trpS gene encoding tryptophan--tRNA ligase: protein MARILTGIQSTGIPHLGNILGAIMPAIDMAQDPKNESFLFIADLHSLTQIKNAEELRKNTYAIASTWLAFGLDIEKTVFYRQSDVPQTTELSWYLSCFFPYQRLTLAHSFKDKADRLEDVNAGLFTYPMLMAADILLYDANIVPVGKDQMQHIEITRDVASRFHAQLGETFVLPEGKVQETTMYVPGTDGEKMSKSRGNLINLFQTDKKLRKQIMGIQTDSTPMEDPKDPTKDNVFALYKLLATQEQIEEMSANYLAGNYGYGHAKQALYEVIVNKFGDAREKYEYYMNNTQEVDEALAIGAEKAGKVADGVLQRVREKLGY, encoded by the coding sequence CTTAACAGGAATACAGAGTACGGGCATTCCGCACCTAGGAAACATTTTGGGCGCTATTATGCCCGCAATAGACATGGCGCAGGACCCAAAGAACGAATCGTTTTTGTTCATTGCGGACCTACATTCGCTCACACAGATCAAAAATGCGGAAGAACTTCGAAAAAACACCTATGCCATAGCTTCTACTTGGCTGGCTTTCGGACTGGATATTGAAAAGACCGTTTTTTACCGTCAGAGCGATGTCCCACAGACCACCGAGCTCTCTTGGTACCTAAGCTGTTTCTTTCCATATCAACGATTGACCTTGGCACATTCGTTCAAAGACAAGGCGGACCGCCTAGAGGATGTCAATGCCGGACTCTTTACCTATCCGATGTTGATGGCCGCCGATATTCTTCTGTACGATGCCAATATCGTTCCGGTAGGAAAAGACCAAATGCAGCATATTGAAATTACCCGCGACGTGGCTTCGCGTTTTCATGCCCAATTGGGAGAAACCTTCGTACTTCCTGAAGGAAAGGTACAAGAGACCACCATGTACGTTCCTGGAACCGACGGAGAAAAAATGAGCAAGAGCAGGGGCAACTTGATCAACCTTTTCCAGACCGATAAAAAGCTGAGGAAACAGATCATGGGCATACAGACCGACAGCACCCCCATGGAAGACCCAAAAGACCCAACGAAAGACAATGTATTCGCCCTGTACAAATTACTGGCCACTCAAGAACAAATTGAAGAAATGAGTGCCAACTACCTTGCGGGGAACTACGGGTACGGCCATGCCAAACAAGCGCTTTACGAAGTCATTGTCAACAAATTTGGCGATGCCCGGGAAAAATACGAGTACTACATGAACAACACCCAAGAAGTAGACGAAGCATTGGCGATCGGCGCGGAAAAAGCCGGCAAAGTAGCCGATGGGGTACTTCAAAGAGTACGTGAAAAACTAGGATACTAA